A region of Streptomyces sp. WMMC500 DNA encodes the following proteins:
- the thrB gene encoding homoserine kinase, with protein sequence MAGPAFRAAPVRVRVPATSANLGPGFDTFGLALGLYDDVVVRVAESGLHVDIAGEGADNLPRDESHLLVRAMRSAFEALGGQPRGLEVVCANRIPHGRGLGSSAAAICAGIIAARAVTIGGAERSGALDTAHDRTALLELATELEGHPDNVAACLLGGFTLAWTDDGTGGAGTAPGAAPVAAVRAIRLEPAEGVVPVVFVPGNPLSTAEARGLLPRTVPHADAALTAARAALFVEALTRRPELLLTATEDRLHQDYRAPAMPESTELVARLRADGVPAVISGAGPTVLAFAEDGAAEKVARSAGDGWAANRLDLDREGASVKPLA encoded by the coding sequence ATGGCCGGTCCAGCCTTCCGCGCCGCGCCCGTACGCGTCCGCGTGCCGGCGACCAGCGCCAACCTCGGCCCCGGCTTCGACACGTTCGGACTCGCCCTCGGGCTGTACGACGACGTGGTCGTCCGGGTCGCCGAGTCCGGGCTGCACGTCGACATCGCCGGCGAGGGCGCGGACAACCTGCCGCGGGACGAGTCCCACCTGCTGGTACGGGCCATGCGCAGCGCGTTCGAGGCGCTGGGCGGGCAGCCGCGGGGTCTCGAAGTGGTCTGCGCCAACCGGATTCCGCACGGCCGCGGGCTCGGTTCGTCCGCCGCGGCGATCTGCGCGGGCATCATCGCCGCGCGGGCGGTGACGATAGGCGGCGCGGAGCGGTCGGGTGCCCTCGACACCGCGCACGACAGGACGGCGCTGCTGGAGCTGGCGACGGAGCTGGAGGGCCACCCCGACAACGTCGCGGCGTGCCTGCTCGGCGGCTTCACCCTGGCCTGGACGGACGACGGCACGGGCGGCGCGGGCACGGCGCCCGGGGCGGCCCCCGTCGCGGCGGTACGGGCCATCCGGCTGGAGCCGGCCGAGGGCGTCGTCCCGGTGGTCTTCGTGCCCGGCAACCCGCTGTCCACCGCGGAGGCCCGCGGCCTGCTGCCCCGTACGGTGCCGCACGCGGACGCGGCGCTGACCGCCGCCCGCGCGGCGCTCTTCGTCGAGGCGCTGACCCGGCGCCCCGAGCTGCTGCTCACGGCCACCGAGGACCGGCTGCACCAGGACTACCGCGCGCCCGCGATGCCCGAGAGCACGGAGTTGGTGGCGCGGCTGCGCGCCGACGGCGTGCCCGCGGTGATCTCCGGCGCGGGGCCGACGGTGCTGGCGTTCGCGGAGGACGGCGCCGCCGAGAAGGTCGCCCGTTCGGCGGGCGACGGCTGGGCGGCGAACCGGCTGGACCTCGACCGGGAGGGGGCGAGCGTGAAGCCGCTGGCCTGA
- the thrC gene encoding threonine synthase, which produces MSGTRQWRGVIEEYRDRLPVGAATPVVTLREGGTPLVQAQVLSERTGCDVHLKVEGANPTGSFKDRGMTMAISKAQESGAQAVICASTGNTSASAAAYAVRAGLTCAVLVPQGKIALGKMGQALVHGARILQVDGNFDDCLTLARGLSEKYPVALVNSVNPARIEGQKTAAFEVVDALGDAPDIHVLPVGNAGNITSYWKGYREYRVDGLATRTPRMWGYQAAGAAPIVRGEPVKDPTTLATAIRIGNPASWELAERARDESGGHIEAVTDRQILRAYKLLAAQEGVFVEPASAASVAGLLQAAELGLVDPGQRIVCTVTGNGLKDPDWAVAGAPQPVAVPVDADAAAERLGLA; this is translated from the coding sequence ATGTCCGGCACCCGCCAGTGGCGCGGCGTCATCGAGGAGTACCGCGACCGCCTGCCGGTCGGCGCGGCGACCCCGGTGGTGACGCTCCGGGAGGGCGGGACCCCGCTGGTGCAGGCCCAGGTGCTCTCCGAGCGCACGGGGTGCGACGTGCACCTGAAGGTGGAGGGCGCCAACCCCACCGGGTCGTTCAAGGACCGCGGCATGACGATGGCGATCTCGAAGGCGCAGGAGTCCGGTGCCCAGGCCGTCATCTGCGCCTCCACCGGCAACACCTCGGCCTCCGCCGCCGCCTATGCGGTACGGGCCGGGCTGACCTGCGCCGTGCTGGTGCCGCAGGGCAAGATCGCGCTGGGCAAGATGGGCCAGGCGCTGGTGCACGGGGCGCGGATCCTGCAGGTCGACGGCAACTTCGACGACTGCCTCACCCTCGCCCGCGGGCTCAGCGAGAAGTACCCGGTGGCACTGGTGAACTCCGTGAACCCGGCGCGTATCGAGGGCCAGAAGACCGCCGCCTTCGAGGTCGTGGACGCGCTCGGCGACGCCCCGGACATCCACGTCCTGCCGGTCGGCAACGCCGGGAACATCACGTCGTACTGGAAGGGCTACCGCGAGTACCGCGTGGACGGCCTCGCCACCCGCACCCCCCGCATGTGGGGCTACCAGGCCGCGGGCGCGGCGCCGATCGTGCGCGGCGAGCCGGTGAAGGACCCCACCACGCTGGCCACCGCGATCCGCATCGGCAACCCCGCCTCGTGGGAGCTGGCCGAGCGGGCGCGCGACGAGTCCGGCGGGCACATCGAGGCGGTCACGGACCGGCAGATCCTGCGCGCGTACAAGCTGCTGGCCGCGCAGGAGGGCGTGTTCGTCGAGCCCGCCTCCGCGGCGAGCGTCGCGGGGCTGCTGCAGGCCGCTGAGCTGGGGCTGGTCGACCCCGGCCAGCGGATCGTCTGCACGGTCACCGGCAACGGTCTGAAGGACCCCGACTGGGCGGTCGCCGGCGCCCCGCAGCCCGTCGCCGTGCCGGTCGACGCGGACGCGGCGGCGGAGCGGCTGGGGCTGGCCTGA
- a CDS encoding homoserine dehydrogenase produces MSERRPLKVALLGCGSVGSEVARIMTANAADLAARIGAPVELAGVAVRRAGVARPGIPDELVTTDATALVKRGDLDVVVELIGGLEPARTLITTAFEHGASVVTGNKALLAEDGHSLHATAARHGVDLYYEAAVAGAIPLVRPLRESLAGDKVNRVLGILNGTTNFILDRMETSGAGYAEALEEATALGYAEADPTADVEGYDAAAKAAILAGIAFHTRVRLDDVHRQGITEITAADMASAARMGCTVKLLAICERTPDGTAVTARVHPAMIPLTHPLASVREAYNAVFVEASAAGQLMFYGPGAGGAPTASAVLGDLVAVCRHRLSGGSGPGESAYAQLPVAPPDGVVTRYHISLDVADRAGVLAHVAAVFAEHDVSIDTVRQQGKDGEASLVVVTHRATDAALAATVEALRQLETVRGVASTMRVEGE; encoded by the coding sequence ATGAGCGAGAGGCGTCCGCTGAAGGTGGCGCTCCTGGGCTGCGGGTCCGTCGGCTCCGAGGTCGCGCGCATCATGACGGCGAACGCCGCCGACCTCGCCGCCCGCATCGGCGCCCCGGTCGAGCTGGCGGGCGTCGCGGTGCGGCGCGCGGGGGTGGCGCGGCCGGGGATCCCGGACGAGCTGGTCACCACGGACGCCACGGCGCTGGTCAAACGCGGCGACCTCGATGTCGTCGTCGAACTGATCGGCGGCCTGGAGCCGGCCCGTACGCTCATCACCACCGCCTTCGAGCACGGCGCGAGCGTCGTCACCGGCAACAAGGCCCTCCTCGCGGAGGACGGCCACAGCCTCCACGCCACCGCCGCCCGGCACGGCGTCGACCTCTACTACGAGGCCGCCGTCGCCGGCGCCATCCCGCTCGTCCGCCCGCTGCGCGAGTCGCTGGCAGGCGACAAGGTCAACCGCGTGCTCGGCATCCTCAACGGCACCACCAACTTCATCCTCGACCGCATGGAGACCTCCGGCGCCGGCTACGCCGAGGCGCTGGAGGAGGCCACCGCGCTCGGCTACGCCGAGGCCGACCCCACCGCCGACGTCGAGGGCTACGACGCGGCGGCCAAGGCCGCGATCCTCGCCGGCATCGCCTTCCACACCCGGGTCCGCCTCGACGACGTGCACCGTCAGGGCATCACCGAGATCACCGCCGCCGACATGGCGTCCGCGGCCCGCATGGGCTGTACGGTCAAGCTGCTCGCCATCTGCGAGCGCACGCCCGACGGCACCGCCGTCACCGCGCGGGTGCACCCGGCGATGATCCCGCTGACGCACCCGCTGGCCTCCGTGCGCGAGGCGTACAACGCCGTCTTCGTCGAGGCCAGCGCGGCCGGGCAGCTCATGTTCTACGGCCCGGGCGCCGGCGGCGCGCCGACCGCGAGCGCCGTGCTCGGCGACCTGGTCGCGGTCTGCCGGCACCGGCTCAGCGGCGGCAGCGGGCCGGGGGAGAGCGCGTACGCGCAACTGCCGGTGGCGCCGCCTGACGGTGTCGTGACGCGGTACCACATCAGCCTGGACGTGGCCGACCGGGCGGGCGTGCTCGCCCACGTGGCCGCGGTCTTCGCCGAGCACGACGTGTCCATCGACACGGTCAGGCAGCAGGGCAAGGACGGCGAGGCGTCGCTCGTGGTGGTCACGCACCGGGCGACGGACGCCGCGCTGGCGGCCACGGTCGAGGCGCTGCGGCAACTGGAGACCGTCCGCGGCGTGGCGAGCACCATGCGGGTCGAAGGCGAGTGA
- the lysA gene encoding diaminopimelate decarboxylase, with amino-acid sequence MSRSAHPAGPRHGDVLPEGHYAAPPADLNDLDPRVWARTVDRDGDGVVTVGGLPVTRLAEEFGTPAYFLDEEDFRARCRAWTDAFEGADVFYAGKAFLSRAVVRWLREEGLNLDVCSGGELATALAAGMPAERIAMHGNNKSPDEIHRAVEAGVGRIVLDSYQEIVRVAHIAERLGRRQRVQIRVTVGVEAHTHEFIATAHEDQKFGLALADGQAAEAVRRVLKLDSLELVGIHSHIGSQIFDMAGFEVSARRVVGLLTEIRDEHGVELPEIDLGGGLGIAYTPEDDPREPHEIAKALRDIVSRECTAAGLAMPRLSVEPGRAIVGPTAFTLYEVGTVKELEGLRTYVSVDGGMSDNIRTALYDAEYSVALASRASTAEPVLSRVVGKHCESGDIVVRDAYLPADLAVGDLLAVPATGAYCRAMASNYNHVLRPPVVAVADGAAREIVRRETEEDLLRLDVG; translated from the coding sequence GTGAGCCGATCCGCCCACCCCGCCGGCCCCCGGCACGGCGACGTGCTGCCCGAAGGGCACTACGCCGCACCCCCCGCCGACCTCAACGACCTCGACCCGCGCGTGTGGGCCCGTACCGTCGACCGCGACGGCGACGGCGTCGTCACCGTCGGCGGGCTGCCCGTGACCCGCCTCGCCGAGGAGTTCGGCACCCCCGCCTACTTCCTCGACGAGGAGGACTTCCGGGCCCGCTGCCGCGCCTGGACCGACGCCTTCGAGGGCGCCGACGTCTTCTACGCCGGCAAGGCGTTCCTCTCCCGCGCTGTCGTGCGCTGGCTGCGCGAGGAGGGGCTGAACCTCGACGTCTGCTCCGGCGGCGAGCTGGCCACCGCGCTGGCGGCCGGGATGCCGGCCGAGCGGATCGCGATGCACGGCAACAACAAGAGCCCGGACGAGATCCACCGCGCCGTCGAGGCCGGCGTCGGGCGGATCGTGCTCGACTCGTACCAGGAGATCGTCCGCGTCGCGCACATCGCCGAGCGGCTCGGCAGGCGCCAGCGGGTGCAGATCCGGGTGACGGTCGGCGTCGAGGCCCACACCCACGAGTTCATCGCCACCGCCCACGAGGACCAGAAGTTCGGCCTCGCGCTCGCCGACGGCCAGGCGGCCGAGGCGGTACGGCGGGTGCTGAAGCTCGACTCCCTGGAGCTGGTCGGCATCCACAGCCACATCGGCTCGCAGATCTTCGACATGGCCGGCTTCGAGGTCTCCGCCCGCCGCGTCGTCGGCCTGCTCACCGAGATCCGCGACGAGCACGGGGTGGAGCTGCCCGAGATCGACCTCGGCGGCGGCCTCGGCATCGCGTACACCCCCGAGGACGACCCGCGCGAGCCGCACGAGATCGCCAAGGCGCTGCGCGACATCGTCTCCCGCGAGTGCACCGCGGCCGGGCTGGCCATGCCGCGGCTGTCCGTCGAGCCGGGCCGCGCCATCGTCGGCCCCACCGCCTTCACGCTGTACGAGGTCGGCACGGTCAAGGAGCTGGAGGGGCTGCGCACGTACGTGAGCGTGGACGGCGGCATGTCGGACAACATCCGCACCGCGCTCTACGACGCCGAGTACTCGGTGGCGCTGGCCTCCCGCGCGTCCACCGCCGAGCCGGTGCTCTCCCGCGTCGTCGGCAAGCACTGCGAGTCCGGCGACATCGTCGTGCGCGACGCCTACCTGCCGGCGGACCTCGCGGTCGGCGACCTGCTCGCGGTGCCGGCCACCGGGGCGTACTGCCGCGCCATGGCGAGCAACTACAACCACGTGCTGCGCCCGCCCGTCGTGGCCGTGGCCGACGGCGCGGCGCGGGAGATCGTGCGGCGCGAGACGGAGGAGGATCTGCTGCGGCTCGACGTGGGCTGA
- a CDS encoding arginine--tRNA ligase — protein MDPAELTGTVLRTVRSAAVREFGAPVPARVVVERPRPGGCGDYATNAALQLAHAAGRDPLDVAALLRDRLAAQPGIAAVTVTGPGFLNITLSAGPDPIEDALAAGALFGSGDFLRGASYVLVADDHPRARVLADTLRRLLLAAGAAVGEEAGGEGEAVAVRALPGDVSGPGPARFPADALRWAFLRTPAHQRPRFGPELLLRREANPLFRVQYAHSRTAALARAATALGLDAEGPGAPSGEPIRHTRTDGALRAAIGELPAVVETAARRRAPDRLARHLDVLAGAFLGAEAAHPALPGGDELPTAGHRDRLRQAAAAGVALRNGLGLLGIRAPRYL, from the coding sequence GTGGACCCCGCAGAGCTCACCGGCACCGTGTTGCGTACGGTGCGATCCGCCGCGGTGCGTGAGTTCGGCGCACCCGTGCCGGCGCGTGTCGTCGTGGAGAGGCCGCGGCCCGGGGGATGTGGGGACTACGCGACCAACGCCGCGCTGCAGCTCGCCCACGCCGCCGGGCGCGATCCCCTCGACGTCGCCGCCCTGCTGCGCGACCGGCTCGCCGCGCAGCCCGGGATCGCCGCCGTGACCGTCACCGGGCCCGGGTTCCTCAACATCACCCTGAGCGCCGGCCCCGATCCGATCGAGGACGCGCTCGCCGCCGGCGCGCTCTTCGGGAGCGGGGACTTCCTCCGCGGGGCCTCGTACGTCCTCGTCGCCGACGATCACCCCCGTGCCCGCGTGCTCGCCGACACCCTTCGGCGGCTGCTCCTCGCCGCCGGTGCTGCCGTGGGGGAGGAGGCGGGGGGAGAAGGGGAAGCCGTTGCCGTGCGGGCTCTGCCGGGCGACGTCTCCGGGCCCGGGCCCGCTCGTTTCCCCGCCGACGCCCTTCGCTGGGCCTTCCTGCGCACCCCCGCCCACCAACGGCCGCGGTTCGGACCCGAGCTCCTCCTGCGGCGCGAGGCCAACCCCCTCTTCCGTGTCCAGTACGCCCACTCCCGTACCGCCGCCCTCGCCCGCGCCGCCACCGCCCTCGGCCTCGACGCCGAGGGCCCCGGCGCCCCCTCCGGCGAGCCCATACGGCACACTCGCACCGACGGCGCCCTCCGCGCCGCCATCGGCGAGCTCCCCGCCGTCGTGGAGACCGCCGCCCGCCGCCGCGCGCCCGACCGGCTCGCCCGGCACCTCGACGTCCTGGCCGGCGCCTTCCTCGGCGCCGAGGCGGCCCACCCCGCCCTGCCCGGCGGCGACGAGCTGCCCACCGCAGGGCACCGGGACCGGCTGCGCCAGGCCGCCGCCGCCGGCGTCGCCCTCCGTAACGGTCTCGGGCTGCTCGGGATTCGGGCCCCCCGGTACCTGTAA
- a CDS encoding response regulator, with product MPGLSGRVLVVDDNKVIRQLIRVNLELEGFEVVTAADGAECLEAVHRVRPDVVTLDIVMPRLDGLRTAARLRADPRTRELPIAVVSGCSELEAEAGRAAGVDAFVAKPFEPVDLVRVVRRLAARRGSQRVGESVAGDAADDAEPAGSPVC from the coding sequence GTGCCTGGCTTGTCCGGTCGGGTCCTTGTCGTCGATGACAACAAGGTGATCCGGCAGTTGATCAGGGTCAATCTCGAACTTGAAGGTTTCGAGGTCGTGACCGCGGCCGATGGTGCCGAGTGTCTGGAAGCCGTCCATCGGGTGCGTCCCGATGTGGTGACGCTCGACATCGTCATGCCCCGGCTCGACGGCCTGCGGACCGCGGCCCGGTTGCGGGCCGATCCGCGGACGCGGGAGCTGCCGATAGCGGTGGTCAGCGGGTGCAGTGAGCTTGAGGCCGAGGCGGGGCGGGCGGCCGGGGTGGACGCGTTCGTGGCGAAGCCCTTCGAGCCGGTCGATCTGGTCCGGGTCGTGCGGCGGCTGGCTGCGCGGCGGGGCTCGCAGCGGGTGGGGGAGTCGGTCGCCGGGGATGCAGCCGACGACGCGGAGCCCGCCGGGTCTCCGGTGTGCTGA
- a CDS encoding amidinotransferase → MSLPSNATADDSVQSLGPPVCSHNEWDPLEEVVVGRLEGATFPSRHPIVTCNVPAWAGRLQGLAAGFRYPHAMIEPAQHELDRFIALLQSLGVTVRRPDPVDHRRRYATPDWASRGFANSCPRDSLLVIGDEIIEAPMAWPCRYYETFSYRSLVTDYFRRGARWTAAPKPQLTSALFDEDYRVPAAGEPLRYLTTEFEPAFDAADFVRAGRDLFVQRSNVTNRTGIEWLRRHLGRDYRIHEIESRCRTPMHIDTTFLPLAPGKVLVNPEYIDVDRLPEILREWEVLVAPEPDPLPERLLKITSMCGKWLNMNVLVVDGERVIAERHHTRMMRALEGWGFEPIPCDLLHYAPFGGSFHCATLDVRRRGNLECYFP, encoded by the coding sequence ATGTCATTGCCGTCGAATGCTACTGCTGACGACAGTGTGCAGTCCCTTGGGCCTCCAGTCTGTTCGCACAACGAGTGGGACCCGTTGGAGGAGGTCGTCGTCGGACGTCTGGAGGGTGCGACGTTCCCCTCAAGGCATCCGATTGTTACCTGCAACGTCCCGGCGTGGGCCGGGCGGCTGCAGGGCCTGGCCGCTGGTTTCCGTTACCCTCACGCCATGATCGAGCCGGCGCAGCATGAGCTCGATCGGTTCATCGCCCTTCTGCAATCCCTCGGGGTGACCGTCCGACGCCCCGACCCGGTCGACCACCGCCGACGCTATGCCACCCCCGACTGGGCGTCACGCGGATTCGCCAACAGCTGCCCGCGCGACAGCCTGCTGGTGATCGGCGACGAGATCATCGAGGCCCCGATGGCCTGGCCGTGCCGATACTACGAGACCTTCTCCTACCGCTCGCTCGTCACGGACTACTTCCGGCGTGGCGCACGCTGGACAGCGGCGCCGAAACCACAGCTCACCTCCGCTCTGTTCGACGAGGACTACCGCGTCCCCGCAGCCGGGGAACCACTCCGCTACCTCACCACCGAGTTCGAACCTGCGTTCGATGCCGCGGACTTCGTACGCGCGGGCCGCGACCTGTTCGTCCAGCGGAGCAACGTCACCAACCGCACGGGCATCGAATGGCTGCGCCGCCACCTCGGCCGCGACTACCGCATACACGAGATCGAGAGCCGGTGCCGCACACCCATGCACATCGACACGACGTTCCTTCCGCTCGCCCCGGGCAAGGTCCTGGTCAACCCCGAGTACATCGACGTCGACAGGCTGCCCGAGATCCTGAGGGAATGGGAGGTACTGGTCGCCCCCGAACCCGACCCGCTCCCCGAGCGCCTGCTCAAGATCACCTCCATGTGCGGCAAATGGCTGAACATGAACGTACTCGTAGTGGACGGCGAACGCGTGATCGCGGAACGGCACCACACCCGCATGATGCGCGCCCTTGAGGGATGGGGCTTCGAACCCATCCCCTGTGACCTCCTGCACTACGCGCCCTTCGGGGGCTCATTCCACTGCGCCACCCTCGACGTCCGCCGCCGCGGCAACCTTGAGTGCTACTTCCCCTGA
- a CDS encoding CopG family transcriptional regulator, with product MSEPTSKYSITMPRDIAEAAKARSGPSGLSAYVAAAVARQVERDNLNELIAVAEAEHGSITDEEIQALRDQLHQAGQTQGGADAA from the coding sequence ATGAGTGAGCCTACCTCGAAGTACTCGATCACCATGCCCCGCGACATCGCGGAAGCCGCCAAGGCCCGTAGCGGCCCCTCCGGCCTGTCCGCGTACGTCGCGGCCGCCGTCGCCAGGCAGGTCGAACGAGACAACCTCAACGAGCTCATCGCCGTCGCCGAGGCCGAGCACGGCTCCATCACCGACGAGGAGATCCAGGCCCTGCGCGACCAACTGCACCAGGCCGGGCAGACGCAGGGCGGAGCAGACGCCGCGTGA
- a CDS encoding PIN domain-containing protein gives MTRSPAVPGGTLVLDSEGLAKAVQRDRTVTAWLALARADDLRVITSAATLVEVVHPRINRPALEWTLSRLTIEPVTEPIARHAAVLLADAGLHGHKHAIDSMLSATALAAPGPVTVLTSDPEDLTALCGAGVTVIKI, from the coding sequence GTGACCCGCTCCCCCGCCGTACCCGGCGGCACTCTGGTCCTCGACAGCGAGGGCCTGGCCAAGGCCGTCCAGCGCGACCGCACCGTCACCGCCTGGCTCGCCCTCGCCCGCGCCGACGATCTGCGCGTGATCACATCCGCGGCGACCCTCGTCGAGGTGGTCCACCCGCGCATCAACCGCCCGGCCCTGGAGTGGACGCTCTCCCGACTCACCATTGAACCGGTCACTGAGCCGATCGCCCGCCACGCCGCCGTTCTCCTCGCTGACGCCGGCCTACACGGCCACAAGCACGCCATCGACTCCATGCTCAGCGCCACCGCCCTCGCTGCCCCGGGGCCCGTCACCGTGCTCACCTCCGACCCCGAAGACCTCACCGCGCTCTGCGGAGCAGGCGTCACCGTCATCAAGATCTGA
- a CDS encoding integrase core domain-containing protein encodes MPGFKPRCQSSPRNWRRDACAYGRRPASDTDSVDIPVLFRDKPAGRPWKQWRTATEVRSTTIAHTYIKPRTPRLNGKAERSHRIDAEEFYRLLNGVIIDDAEVFNDKLREWEDYDNYHRPHGGLRGQTRTKDSSRRPPVRRDPGVSDHRRSHTDALQGYPRIGVSRDHEPVRS; translated from the coding sequence ATGCCCGGATTCAAGCCGAGGTGCCAGAGCTCGCCGCGAAACTGGCGACGTGATGCCTGCGCGTATGGACGACGCCCGGCCTCCGACACCGACAGTGTCGACATACCGGTCTTGTTTCGCGACAAACCTGCTGGCCGACCATGGAAGCAGTGGCGCACTGCAACCGAGGTCCGCTCGACGACCATCGCGCACACCTACATCAAGCCCCGCACCCCGCGGCTGAACGGCAAGGCGGAGCGCTCGCACCGGATCGATGCGGAGGAGTTCTACCGGCTCCTGAACGGGGTCATCATCGACGACGCCGAGGTCTTCAACGACAAGCTGCGCGAGTGGGAGGACTACGACAATTACCATCGCCCCCACGGCGGCCTCCGCGGCCAGACCCGTACGAAAGACTCAAGCAGAAGACCACCAGTCAGGCGTGACCCAGGCGTAAGCGATCACCGGCGGTCGCACACTGATGCTCTTCAGGGATACCCGCGGATCGGAGTATCACGGGACCATGAACCTGTCCGAAGCTGA
- a CDS encoding TIGR03668 family PPOX class F420-dependent oxidoreductase has protein sequence MNLSEAEARQRLRNARVLRLATVDAEGTPHQVPATFATRGDDTLVTAVDLKPKRHTNLRRLRNIRENRRVCALVDEYSDDWTQLWWVRADGFARILDGVDREAPLESLAAKYPQYERDRPDGPVIEITVTRVTGWASKRP, from the coding sequence ATGAACCTGTCCGAAGCTGAAGCCCGCCAAAGACTGCGCAACGCACGCGTCCTACGCCTGGCGACGGTTGACGCGGAAGGTACGCCGCACCAGGTGCCGGCCACCTTCGCGACTCGGGGCGACGACACGCTAGTGACGGCCGTTGACCTCAAGCCCAAGCGCCACACGAACCTTCGACGGCTCCGGAACATCAGGGAAAACCGCAGGGTATGTGCGCTGGTAGACGAGTACTCCGACGACTGGACACAGCTCTGGTGGGTACGTGCCGACGGCTTCGCCCGGATCCTGGATGGCGTCGACCGTGAGGCTCCGCTTGAGAGTCTCGCAGCGAAGTATCCCCAGTATGAACGCGATCGACCAGACGGCCCGGTTATCGAGATCACGGTGACTCGCGTGACCGGTTGGGCCAGCAAGCGACCTTGA
- a CDS encoding anthrone oxygenase family protein, producing MALIAGFFYAYACSVMIGLARVDDRTFIDTMQWINATVRNAWFAPSFFGALALTALAATLHLARDRRAVLMWIVTALALYAGAFAVTMGINVPLNDELAAAGDPETLHDPAAVRAAFEDRWVAWNTVRTLAAGAALACLLRALVVHGRTTAPDRPA from the coding sequence ATGGCTCTCATCGCGGGCTTCTTCTACGCCTACGCCTGCTCGGTCATGATCGGCCTGGCCCGCGTCGACGACCGCACCTTCATCGACACCATGCAGTGGATCAACGCAACCGTGCGCAACGCCTGGTTCGCGCCCAGCTTCTTCGGCGCCCTCGCACTGACCGCCCTGGCCGCGACGCTGCACCTGGCCCGCGACCGGCGCGCGGTCCTGATGTGGATCGTCACCGCCCTGGCGCTCTACGCCGGCGCCTTCGCCGTCACCATGGGCATCAACGTCCCGCTCAACGACGAACTGGCAGCGGCAGGCGACCCCGAGACCCTGCACGACCCCGCCGCCGTCCGCGCCGCCTTCGAGGACCGGTGGGTGGCCTGGAACACCGTCCGCACCCTCGCCGCCGGCGCCGCCCTCGCCTGCCTGCTCCGGGCCCTCGTCGTCCACGGCAGGACCACGGCACCCGACAGGCCCGCGTGA
- a CDS encoding TetR/AcrR family transcriptional regulator C-terminal domain-containing protein, translating to MTADRPGRRGRPRAGEQAARRQAVLEAALAELLEHGVGGMTMQAVAARAGSSKESLYAWFGNRQGVLAALIEQQAHDVNAAVAAAVDRPAEPPRTTLLAIARNLLTLLVGDVSVALNRAAMTSPELAALLLRHGRHATGPLVADYLRRLADGGLLHLDDAEEAFQLFYGLVVRDWQIRVLLGEDPPGRDAVRAAAQTAVDRFLALTTGQR from the coding sequence ATGACGGCAGACAGGCCGGGCCGCCGTGGCAGGCCGCGCGCAGGCGAGCAGGCGGCCCGGCGGCAGGCCGTACTGGAGGCCGCGCTCGCCGAACTGCTGGAACACGGCGTCGGAGGCATGACGATGCAGGCGGTCGCCGCCCGCGCCGGATCGTCGAAGGAGAGCCTCTACGCCTGGTTCGGCAACCGCCAGGGCGTGCTCGCCGCACTCATCGAACAGCAGGCCCACGACGTCAACGCCGCCGTCGCCGCGGCGGTCGACCGCCCCGCGGAACCACCGCGCACCACCCTCCTGGCCATCGCGCGCAACCTGCTGACACTCCTCGTCGGCGACGTCTCCGTGGCGCTGAACCGAGCGGCCATGACCTCGCCGGAGCTGGCCGCGCTCCTGCTGCGCCACGGCCGGCACGCCACCGGCCCGCTGGTCGCCGACTACCTGCGCCGGCTCGCCGACGGCGGGCTCCTCCACCTCGACGATGCGGAGGAGGCGTTCCAGCTCTTCTACGGCCTCGTGGTGCGCGATTGGCAGATCCGCGTGCTGCTCGGCGAGGACCCGCCCGGCCGGGACGCCGTTCGCGCCGCCGCGCAGACCGCCGTCGACCGCTTCCTCGCCCTGACCACAGGCCAACGGTGA